Proteins encoded within one genomic window of Candidatus Krumholzibacteriia bacterium:
- a CDS encoding SRPBCC family protein encodes MRNYDVQEIELEVSAAGAFAVLADPVRLPRWTDAFESADGKAATMRTPQGALRVGLEVQASPAQGVVDWKMTFPDGAIGWAHSRVVPLAERRCVYTFVLHTPPQALESVEGALDVQRATLARELRRLKDLLERR; translated from the coding sequence ATGAGGAACTACGACGTCCAGGAGATCGAGCTCGAGGTCTCCGCCGCTGGAGCCTTCGCTGTGCTCGCGGACCCGGTGCGACTGCCCCGCTGGACGGATGCCTTCGAAAGCGCCGACGGCAAAGCCGCCACAATGCGCACGCCCCAGGGCGCGCTCCGCGTGGGGCTCGAGGTCCAGGCGTCCCCGGCTCAGGGCGTCGTCGATTGGAAGATGACGTTCCCCGACGGCGCCATCGGATGGGCGCACTCGCGGGTGGTCCCCTTGGCGGAACGGCGTTGCGTCTACACCTTCGTGCTCCACACGCCGCCCCAGGCTCTCGAGTCCGTTGAGGGCGCACTCGACGTCCAGCGTGCGACCCTTGCCCGTGAGCTGCGGCGGCTGAAAGACCTGTTGGAGCGACGATGA
- a CDS encoding polyprenyl synthetase family protein — protein sequence MNPPAAAPASTFDLQEVLVDLLAAMPAESLGTPLDLRYWEAALLDPARDILRRPGKGFRSQLVASSWALAGGTPGQQPQELQFLVELLHAGSLVIDDIEDASETRRGEPSLHRRFGLPLALNTGNWLHFLPLALLSRLGLQRDLALALYADIADAVVLSHQGQALDLSLRVTSLRQSEVPAFVAQVTQLKTGALLRLAALMGARAAGAAPETLTALAHFGTRVGFVLQMADDWSGIAVDRRRNKGFEDLQLGRPTWPWAWLAESRDPVGYAGIARAAELAAAAPEVEEVLLRLRAQLHQTAPGLIAATMQEALHELVRVLGPSPALDDLAEQVQRLSQAYG from the coding sequence ATGAACCCTCCCGCGGCAGCGCCGGCCTCGACTTTCGATCTACAGGAAGTCCTCGTCGACCTTCTCGCCGCAATGCCGGCCGAGAGTCTTGGGACACCTCTCGATCTTCGCTATTGGGAAGCAGCTCTCCTCGACCCGGCGCGGGACATCCTGCGTCGCCCCGGCAAGGGTTTCCGCAGCCAGCTCGTCGCCAGCAGCTGGGCTCTCGCGGGGGGAACGCCGGGCCAGCAACCCCAGGAATTGCAGTTCCTCGTCGAGCTGTTGCACGCCGGCTCCCTCGTCATCGACGACATCGAGGACGCGTCGGAGACGCGCCGCGGCGAACCTTCATTGCATCGGCGCTTCGGCCTCCCGCTGGCGCTCAACACGGGCAATTGGCTGCACTTCTTGCCTCTGGCGCTGCTCTCCCGCCTGGGGTTGCAACGCGACTTGGCCCTCGCTTTGTACGCCGACATCGCGGACGCCGTGGTGCTCTCGCACCAGGGCCAGGCTCTCGATCTCTCGCTCCGCGTGACCAGTCTGCGCCAGAGCGAGGTGCCGGCGTTCGTGGCGCAGGTGACCCAGCTCAAGACGGGCGCGCTGTTGCGTCTCGCCGCCCTCATGGGCGCGCGGGCTGCGGGCGCGGCGCCGGAGACGCTGACGGCCCTGGCGCACTTCGGCACCCGCGTCGGCTTCGTCCTGCAGATGGCAGATGATTGGTCTGGCATTGCCGTCGATCGCCGTCGGAACAAGGGGTTCGAGGACTTGCAGCTCGGACGGCCGACCTGGCCTTGGGCCTGGCTCGCCGAGAGTCGCGACCCGGTGGGATATGCCGGCATCGCGCGGGCAGCGGAGCTAGCGGCTGCGGCGCCGGAAGTCGAGGAGGTTCTCCTCCGGTTGCGCGCGCAGCTGCACCAGACGGCCCCGGGGCTGATCGCGGCCACCATGCAAGAGGCGCTGCACGAGTTGGTCCGGGTTCTCGGACCCTCGCCGGCCCTGGACGACCTGGCAGAGCAAGTGCAGCGATTGTCGCAGGCCTATGGCTGA
- a CDS encoding phytoene desaturase: MAERPGAVRAAVIGSGFGGLAAAIRLQAGGIRTTVFEARDKPGGRAYVYEDQGFVFDAGPTVITAPHVFEELFAAAGRELKDYVELLPVQPFYRLLWEDGVRFDYSGDSEAMSAEIGRLRPADVAGYQRFVEHSRRVFETGYTELAATPFLRFADMVRVAPHLVRLRADRSVYGTVSRFVQEEHVRQALSFHSLLVGGNPYETSSIYTLIHYLERHWGVSFPRGGTGALVRGLVRLFHELGGELFLDSPVEGIDVVRRGSSLITRNGSVPPHDRSLQHRVRVRGRPPAEYDLVVSNADLHHTYAGLYGAAPAAQRMRRRLERMDWSMSLFVLYFGTNRRYDQHVAHHTILFGRRYRELLHEIFHGREVPEDFSLYLHAPTITDRSLAPPGCETFYVLSPVPHLGNAPVDWPHLAPHYAERILEYLEGVLPDLRQHVVTQRWFTPVDFADELHSYLGSAFSCAPTLQQSAWFRPHNRDDRIPGLYLVGAGTHPGAGLPGVVNSAKATARLVLQDFAP; the protein is encoded by the coding sequence ATGGCTGAACGCCCCGGCGCTGTCCGCGCCGCCGTCATCGGCAGCGGCTTCGGGGGCCTGGCCGCTGCGATCCGGCTCCAGGCCGGCGGCATCCGCACCACGGTGTTCGAAGCCCGGGACAAACCCGGGGGCCGCGCCTATGTCTACGAGGACCAAGGCTTCGTCTTCGATGCCGGCCCGACGGTCATCACGGCGCCGCACGTCTTCGAGGAACTCTTCGCCGCCGCAGGCCGAGAGCTGAAGGACTACGTCGAGCTCCTGCCTGTGCAGCCGTTCTACCGCTTGCTCTGGGAGGACGGTGTTCGTTTCGACTACAGCGGCGACAGCGAGGCCATGAGCGCCGAGATCGGGCGCTTGCGGCCCGCGGACGTCGCCGGTTACCAGCGCTTCGTGGAACATTCGCGCCGGGTGTTCGAGACCGGCTACACCGAGCTGGCAGCGACGCCCTTCCTGCGCTTCGCCGACATGGTGCGCGTGGCGCCGCATCTGGTGCGACTGCGGGCCGACCGCTCGGTGTACGGTACGGTGAGCCGTTTCGTGCAGGAAGAGCACGTGCGCCAGGCGCTGAGCTTCCACTCGCTCCTCGTGGGCGGCAACCCCTACGAGACCAGCTCCATCTACACACTCATCCATTATCTCGAACGCCACTGGGGGGTCTCGTTCCCCCGCGGCGGCACGGGCGCCCTGGTCCGCGGCCTCGTCCGACTCTTCCATGAGCTCGGGGGCGAGCTATTCCTCGATTCCCCGGTGGAAGGCATCGATGTCGTGCGACGCGGCTCCAGTCTGATCACGCGGAACGGCAGCGTTCCCCCGCACGACAGGAGCCTGCAGCACCGTGTGCGCGTCCGCGGCCGGCCCCCGGCGGAGTACGATCTCGTCGTTTCCAACGCCGACCTGCACCACACCTATGCCGGCCTCTACGGCGCCGCCCCAGCAGCGCAACGCATGCGACGTCGTCTCGAACGCATGGACTGGTCGATGTCGCTCTTCGTTCTCTACTTCGGCACCAATCGTCGCTACGACCAGCACGTGGCGCATCACACCATCTTGTTCGGGAGGCGCTATCGCGAGCTGCTGCACGAAATCTTCCATGGCCGCGAGGTGCCCGAAGACTTCAGCCTCTACCTGCACGCGCCCACGATCACCGACCGCTCCCTCGCTCCTCCGGGGTGTGAAACCTTCTACGTCCTCTCGCCGGTGCCGCACCTGGGGAACGCGCCGGTGGACTGGCCGCACCTGGCGCCGCACTACGCCGAGAGGATCCTCGAGTACCTCGAAGGCGTTCTCCCCGATCTGCGGCAGCACGTGGTCACGCAGCGCTGGTTCACACCGGTGGACTTCGCCGATGAGTTGCACTCCTATCTGGGATCGGCATTCTCCTGCGCCCCGACGCTGCAGCAGAGCGCCT
- the crtY gene encoding lycopene beta-cyclase CrtY: protein MHDFDTILVGGGLQSALLALALRARKPRARVALVERDARLGGNHTWCFHAADLAPAARVWVAPLVCRRWPGYDVRFPGFERRLDSEYSMISSTRLHEVVAGVLAEWPGGTLRTGRGAVEVGEHHVLLDEGERLTGTVVIDARGIAPDAAQNNAQGYQKFLGLEVELTTPHALECPVLMDATVEQSEGFRFAYTLPLGPTRLLVEDTYFTNDPRLERETLRRRVLEHVGRMGLEVQSIEREEEGILPMPWRGRFGLPQRGPLLAGYRGGFFHPGTGYSLPIAARLAELVANQPPEHLFGPALQAFIRTHRRQAGFCHLLNHMLFRWFPPEARWHIMHRFYRLPLETIERFYALRLRPQDRVRLVLGRPPRGLSLRYRLSKGVRR, encoded by the coding sequence ATGCACGACTTCGACACGATCCTCGTCGGCGGCGGCCTGCAGAGCGCCCTGCTCGCGCTCGCCCTCCGCGCCCGGAAGCCCAGGGCGCGCGTCGCGCTCGTGGAGCGCGATGCTCGCCTGGGAGGCAACCACACCTGGTGCTTCCATGCCGCCGATCTGGCGCCCGCCGCCCGGGTCTGGGTGGCGCCGCTCGTCTGCCGGCGCTGGCCAGGCTACGACGTCCGCTTCCCCGGCTTCGAGCGCCGGCTCGACAGCGAGTATTCGATGATCTCGAGCACACGTTTACACGAGGTCGTGGCCGGTGTCCTGGCAGAATGGCCGGGCGGCACGCTACGCACCGGCCGCGGCGCAGTGGAAGTCGGCGAGCACCACGTGCTCCTGGACGAGGGCGAGCGTCTCACGGGCACCGTGGTGATCGACGCCCGTGGTATCGCACCGGATGCGGCGCAGAACAACGCGCAGGGTTATCAGAAGTTCCTGGGACTCGAGGTCGAGCTCACGACCCCGCACGCCCTGGAATGCCCGGTACTCATGGATGCGACGGTGGAGCAATCCGAAGGCTTCCGCTTCGCCTACACGCTGCCCCTCGGCCCCACGCGCCTGCTCGTGGAGGACACGTACTTCACCAATGATCCCCGCCTCGAGCGCGAGACGCTGCGCCGTCGAGTCCTGGAGCACGTCGGCCGCATGGGACTCGAGGTGCAATCGATCGAGCGCGAAGAGGAAGGGATTCTCCCCATGCCCTGGCGCGGCCGCTTCGGGCTGCCGCAGCGCGGCCCTCTCTTGGCCGGCTATCGCGGTGGTTTCTTCCATCCCGGCACGGGTTATTCCCTCCCCATCGCCGCCCGACTCGCCGAACTGGTGGCGAACCAGCCGCCGGAGCATCTCTTCGGCCCGGCGCTCCAGGCCTTCATCCGCACCCATCGACGTCAGGCGGGCTTTTGTCACTTGCTCAACCACATGCTCTTCCGCTGGTTTCCCCCGGAGGCGCGATGGCATATAATGCACCGCTTCTACCGTCTGCCCCTGGAGACGATCGAACGGTTCTACGCGCTGCGCTTGCGCCCGCAGGACCGGGTGAGGCTCGTGCTCGGCCGGCCGCCGCGCGGTCTGTCGCTGCGCTATCGTCTCAGCAAAGGAGTGCGTCGATGA